The Pogona vitticeps strain Pit_001003342236 chromosome 6, PviZW2.1, whole genome shotgun sequence genome contains a region encoding:
- the LOC110091056 gene encoding olfactory receptor 6B1-like — protein sequence MENQTIISEFILLGFPAGLEIQLFLFVTFFLTYVLTVLENLIIISIVKCNQNLHKPMYFFLGNLSFLEIWYISVTLPKLLVDFWSQSKTITFHSCMAQLYFFISLMCTESVLLAVMAYDRYVAIYNPLRYPAIMTHKLCFQLAVLSWLCGFSVSFVKVTFISRLSFCGPGVINHFFCDISPVLNLSCTDMSMAEMADFILALVILLGPLIVTILSYLFIITFIFRIPTAQGKKKAFSTCASHLTVVTIFFSSTVFMYARPRKIHPFNLNKTVSIFYAVVTPALNPLIYCLRNKEVKDTLRRNRGRKCTGG from the coding sequence ATGGAAAATCAAACCATCATCTCTGAATTCATCCTGCTGGGATTTCCTGCCGGACTAGAGATTCAGTTGTTTCTGTTTGTGACCTTCTTCCTAACCTATGTGTTGACAGTCCTGGAGAATCTCATCATTATATCCATAGTAAAATGTAACCAGAACCTTCACAAGCCCATGTATTTCTTCCTGGGAAATTTATCTTTTTTGGAAATCTGGTATATCAGTGTCACACTTCCGAAACTGCTGGTGGATTTTTGGTCACAAAGCAAGACCATCACTTTCCACAGTTGCATGGCCCAGCTCTATTTCTTCATCTCACTTATGTGTACTGAGAGTGTCCTCCTTGCTGTTATGGCATATGATCGATATGTAGCTATATATAATCCACTTCGCTATCCTGCTATCATGACCCACAAATTATGTTTCCAGTTGGCTGTGCTGTCCTGGTTGTGTGGCTTTTCTGTCTCCTTTGTCAAGGTCACTTTCATCTCCAGGCTGAGCTTTTGTGGCCCAGGGGTCATTAATCATTTTTTCTGTGATATCTCTCCTGTACTCAATCTTTCCTGCACCGACATGTCAATGGCTGAGATGGCAGATTTCATTCTGGCTTTGGTCATCCTCCTTGGCCCACTCATAGTCACAATATTATCCTACCTATTCATCATCACTTTTATTTTTCGCATCCCTACAgcccaaggaaagaaaaaagctttCTCAACCTGTGCTTCACACCTCACTGTGGTTACCATCTTCTTCTCATCAACGGTCTTCATGTATGCCCGGCCtagaaaaatccatccctttaaCCTCAATAAAACAGTGTCCATTTTCTATGCTGTAGTCACCCCGGCCCTCAATCCTCTCATATATTGCCTGAGAAATAAGGAAGTCAAAGATACATTGAGGAGGAATAGGGGCAGGAAATGTACAGGTGGATAA
- the LOC140708246 gene encoding vomeronasal type-2 receptor 26-like, producing MVAFVIWILALVSPVECTFLAGKCAIGRPLPIRHKHYQAGDLIIAAITSQIYVFPHLTTFTICPPEEIVDDVMIVFQNYQHLLAWEFAVKEINGNLAILPNATLGFHIFNNQFSATQTYHTSIDLLCTPSQFIPNYVCDVQNNLVAVTGGPNSDIGVHMGHVLYVYKVPQIMYGSASELNYRSQGIFSYQMFPDVSLQYIGILQLLLHFNWTWIGIIYGNSDHGQRFIRNVLPGYFKKGICFDIIKSFPKQSFSLADIQNELIDIHRVVFRSTAKVMVVHGEAETLILLRSWFQISDFEGMQSKAKSKVWIMTAQMDFVSLPLQRNWDIQTLHGSILFASHSKNLLRFQNFLQRKRATSEKEDSFTKNFWEQAFTCSFSKSVRDRKFDKICTGEERLETLPSSVFEMSMTAQSYSMYNAIYAVAHALHAMYTSNSKHRAMVDVRRWVFFHKQPWQLHHFLKHVSFNNSAGENIFFNQNGILGSGFDIINWVTFQNQSLHRVKVGKIDPDEQLTIYEDTLVWPIMLNQSQPVSLCNDNCCPGYRKATKQGEPFCCYNCLPCPEGKISNKTDMDTCIQCPEDHYSNNQRDACIPKRISFLSYKEPLGISLAITALHFSFITALVLGVFIKHQDTPIVKANNRDLTYALLTSLILCFLCALLFIGQPEKLMCLFRQAAFGVIFSVAVSCVLAKTILVLLAFMSTKPGSKMKKWVGKRLANTIVLACFLVQATICTVWLTTSPPFPDFVMNIMAEEIVLECNEGSLIMFYCVLAFMGFLAIVSFTVAFLARKLPDTFNEAKFITFSMLVFCCVWLSFVPSYLSTKGKYTVAVEIFSILASSAVLLVCIFSPKCYIILLKPELNSKGQLIKRINKNI from the exons ATGGTAGCATTTGTCATCTGGATATTGGCACTGGTGTCTCCAGTGGAGTGCACTTTTCTTGCTGGAAAATGTGCTATTGGCAGGCCTCTTCCTATTCGTCACAAACATTACCAGGCAGGAGACCTCATCATTGCTGCCATTACTTCTCAGATTTACGTGTTCCCTCATCTTACTACCTTTACAATTTGTCCTCCTGAAGAAATTGTTGATGATGTCAT GATAGTGTTCCAGAATTACCAGCACCTTCTGGCTTGGGAATTTGCTGTGAAGGAGATCAATGGAAATCTAGCTATTTTACCCAATGCTACCCTGGGCTTCCATATTTTTAATAATCAATTCAGTGCAACCCAGACCTATCACACCTCCATAGACCTTCTTTGCACACCAAGCCAATTCATTCCTAACTATGTGTGTGATGTTCAGAACAATCTGGTAGCTGTCACTGGAGGACCTAACTCTGACATCGGTGTACATATGGGACACGTTCTCTATGTATACAAGGTTCCACAG aTCATGTATGGCTCTGCTTCAGAGTTGAACTATAGATCTCAAGGTATTTTCTCCTACCAAATGTTTCCAGATGTATCCCTTCAATACATAGGGATTCTCCAGTTACTACTGCATTTTAATTGGACATGGATTGGTATAATTTATGGGAACAGTGACCATGGACAAAGGTTCATTCGTAATGTGCTTCCTGGGTATTTTAAGAAGGGGATCTGTTTTGACATCATAAAAAGTTTTCCCAAACAAAGTTTCTCCCTTGCTGATATACAGAATGAATTGATTGACATACACAGGGTTGTTTTCAGAAGCACTGCCAAGGTAATGGTTGTGCACGGTGAAGCTGAGACTCTGATTTTACTAAGATCGTGGTTCCAGATTTCAGACTTTGAAGGCATGCAATCCAAGGCAAAAAGTAAAGTTTGGATTATGACAGCGCAGATGGACTTCGTATCACTTCCCCTACAAAGAAATTGGGACATACAAACCCTCCATGGTTCTATATTGTTTGCAAGTCACTCAAAAAACTTGCTCAGATTCCAGAACTTTCTTCAGAGGAAAAGGGCTACCTCAGAAAAAGAAGACAGCTTTACCAAGAATTTCTGGGAACAAGCATTTACTTGCTCATTCTCTAAGTCTGTGAGAGACCGTAAGTTTGATAAAATCTGCACTGGAGAGGAAAGACTAGAAACTCTACCTTCATCTGTTTTTGAAATGAGCATGACTGCCCAGAGCTACAGCATGTACAATGCTATCTATGCTGTGGCACATGCTTTACATGCCATGTACACATCCAACTCTAAACACAGAGCAATGGTAGATGTGAGGAGGTGGGTGTTTTTTCATAAACAGCCATGGCAG CTTCATCACTTTCTGAAGCATGTCTCATTTAACAACAGtgctggggaaaatatttttttcaatcaAAATGGGATACTAGGATCTGGATTTGATATTATCAACTGGGTGACATTCCAAAACCAGTCCCTTCACAGAGTAAAAGTTGGAAAAATAGACCCAGACGAACAGCTCACTATATATGAGGATACTCTTGTATGGCCCATTATGCTGAATCAG tcACAACCTGTTTCTTTATGTAATGACAACTGCTGCCCAGGTTATAGAAAGGCGACCAAACAAGGTGAGCCATTTTGCTGCTACAATTGTCTTCCGTGTCCAGAAGGAAAAATATCAAACAAAACAG acatgGACACTTGTATTCAGTGTCCAGAAGATCATTATTCTAACAACCAGAGGGATGCATGCATTCCCAAAAGGATAAGCTTTTTGTCTTACAAAGAACCTTTGGGGATCAGTTTAGCCATCACggctcttcatttttctttcatcaCAGCTCTGGTGCTTGGTGTCTTCATTAAGCATCAAGACACTCCCATAGTCAAAGCCAATAATCGGGACCTGACTTATGCACTTCTCACCTCCCTGATACTCTGCTTCCTTTGTGCACTGCTATTCATTGGCCAACCTGAGAAACTGATGTGCCTCTTTCGACAAGCTGCTTTTGGTGTCATCTTTTCAGTTGCTGTTTCCTGTGTGCTAGCCAAAACCATCCTTGTGCTTTTAGCATTCATGTCTACAAAGCCAGGATCCAAGATGAAGAAATGGGTTGGAAAACGACTGGCTAACACCATTGTTCTTGCCTGCTTCCTTGTTCAAGCCACAATTTGTACTGTGTGGCTTACAACATCACCTCCCTTCCCTGATTTTGTTATGAACATAATGGCAGAAGAAATTGTCCTGGAATGTAATGAAGGCTCCTTGATCATGTTTTACTGTGTACTTGCTTTCATGGGTTTCTTAGCTATTGTCAGTTTCACCGTGGCATTCCTAGCCAGGAAGTTGCCTGatacttttaatgaagccaaatttATTACCTTCAGCATGTTAGTGTTTTGCTGTGTTTGGTtatcttttgttccttcttattTGAGCACAAAAGGAAAATATACTGTGGCTGTGGAGATCTTCTCAATCTTAGCCTCCAGTGCTGTCTTGCTGgtttgcattttttccccaaagtgcTACATCATTTTGCTAAAGCCTGAACTCAACAGCAAGGGACAGTtaataaaaagaattaataaaaatatcTAA
- the LOC110071517 gene encoding olfactory receptor 12D1-like, producing MNRTEVLEFILLGLTKDYTQQTSLFTLFLLLYLACLLGNGAVLAIVLAEPRLHTPMYFFLGNLSLLDICYSTVTVPKMLGGLLVKNQSISTVGCFTQLHFFHFLGSSEAILLGVMAYDRYVAICHPLRYTIIMSKLSCVVLAIATWTAGFLHAFVHTVMTSRLWFCGSNLVQHFFCDIKPLLKLACSSTVINLTLLNVVTGTIALSPFFFTLLSYQYIISFLFFKVQSWQSCWKAFSTCASHLTVVAIFYVPVLANYMLASGGEFSQREMSITLLYSIATPVLNPLIYTLRNQEVKSALRKFLCKKPLSTGT from the coding sequence ATGAACCGGACAGAGGTGCTTGAGTTTATTCTTTTGGGTCTAACAAAGGACTACACACAGCAAACCAGTCTCTTCacacttttcctgctgctttatcTGGCCTGCTTGCTAGGAAATGGGGCTGTTTTGGCAATAGTCCTGGCTGAGCCACGACTCCACACTCCCATGTATTTTTTCCTTGGAAATCTTTCTCTTTTGGACATATGCTACTCCACAGTTACGGTGCCTAAGATGTTGGGTGGCCTCTTAGTGAAGAACCAGTCAATTTCCACTGTTGGCTGCTTCACTCAGCttcatttcttccatttcctggGCAGCAGTGAGGCGATCCTGCTGGGTGTCATGGCATATGATCGCTATGTTGCCATATGCCATCCGTTGCGTTACACCATCATCATGAGTAAACTATCTTGTGTCGTGTTAGCTATCGCTACCTGGACTGCCGGGTTTCTTCATGCATTTGTCCACACAGTGATGACCTCCCGGCTTTGGTTTTGTGGCTCTAACCTTGTGCAACACTTCTTCTGTGACATCAAGCCTTTGCTGAAACTGGCGTGCAGCAGCACTGTAATCAATCTCACCCTTCTTAATGTTGTCACTGGTACAATTGCTCTGAGTCCCTTCTTTTTCACACTTCTGTCCTACCAGTATAtcatctccttcctcttcttcaaaGTCCAGTCATGGCAGAGCTGCTGGAAAGCCTTTTCCACCTGTGCTTCTCACCTCACAGTTGTGGCTATATTCTATGTCCCAGTTCTTGCCAACTACATGCTTGCCTCTGGAGGTGAATTCTCACAAAGGGAAATGAGCATTACTCTGCTGTACAGTATTGCCACTCCTGTTTTAAATCCATTGATCTACACATTGAGGAATCAAGAGGTGAAATCTGCTCTGAGGAAATTCCTGTGCAAGAAACCACTCTCTACAGGGACataa